In Cucurbita pepo subsp. pepo cultivar mu-cu-16 chromosome LG04, ASM280686v2, whole genome shotgun sequence, the following are encoded in one genomic region:
- the LOC111793228 gene encoding uncharacterized protein LOC111793228 isoform X2 encodes MTSSSRDDSVSLLPQNAGHGHQNLVLLSLYRPPPYPHRRLLRLCAQYSAAFLLLAALSFLLFPSDPSLQLVRLKLNHAKVRLLPVLVLDLSISASVRVRNKNFFSLDYNYLGVSVGYRGKRLGFVSSDGGRVSARGSSYVNATVDLNGVEVIHDAFYLLQDLGKGIIPFDSKTEVEGFMGFFFIKFPIKARVSCDVFVNTKRQTIEHQDCYPE; translated from the exons ATGACTTCCAGCTCTAGGGACGATTCTGTCTCTCTCCTCCCCCAAAATGCCGGACACGGACACCAAAACCTCGTCCTATTGTCCCTTTACCGGCCCCCTCCATACCCACATCGACGCCTTCTCCGCCTCTGTGCCCAATACTCCGCCGCCTTCCTCCTCCTCGCCGCTCTATCTTTTCTACTCTTCCCCTCCGACCCCTCGCTCCAACTCGTCCGATTGAAACTCAACCACGCCAAAGTCCGTTTGTTGCCGGTTCTCGTCCTTGACCTTTCTATCTCTGCTTCTGTTAGGGTTCGCAAtaagaatttcttctctctcgaTTACAATTACCTTGGCGTTTCCGTTGGCTACAGAGGAAAACGACTTGGATTTGTCAGCTCCGACGGCGGTCGAGTTTCCGCTCGAGGGTCTTCTTATGTGAATGCCACTGTGGATTTGAATGGAGTTGAGGTCATTCACGATGCCTTTTACTTGCTTCAGGATTTGGGGAAAGGTATCATTCCATTCGATTCAAAGACGGAAGTCGAAGGATTCATGGGGTTTTTCTTTATCAAATTCCCCATTAAG GCAAGGGTATCATGTGATGTATTTGTGAATACAAAAAGACAAACGATTGAACATCAAGATTGCTACCCTGAG TGA
- the LOC111793231 gene encoding aldehyde dehydrogenase family 2 member C4-like, whose product MENQSNGKSESHLNIPKIKFTKLFINGQFVDSVSGKTFETFDPRTGKVITTVAAGEKEDVDLAVKAAREAFDHGPWPRMSGADRGRIMMKLGDLIDEHVEELAALDSLDGGKLFQMGKIVDVPSAANMLRYYAGAADKIHGEVLKMARPFHGYTLMEPMGVVAHIIPWNFPTTMFFLKVSPALAAGCTMLVKPAEQTPLSALFYAHLAKLAGIPDGVLNVVTGYGYTAGSAIAYHMDIDKVSFTGSTKVGRSIMQAASESNLKQVSLELGGKSPLLIFDDADVNKAVDIAVLGIFYNKGETCAASSRVLVQEGIYDEFVKKIIEKAKSWVVGDPFDPKVQYGPQVDEKQLKKILEYIEHGKREGATLATGGRRIGEVGYYVEPTIFTDVKEHSLIAQDEIFGPFLCVIKFKTIEEGIKIANNTKFGLAAGIVTNSVDIMNTVSRSIRAGTIWVNCYFAFDSSCPFGGYKMSGFGRDAGMHAVHKYLQTKAIVTPLVNTPWL is encoded by the exons ATGGAAAATCAATCCAATGGAAAATCCGAGTCCCATCTCAACATACCCAAAATCAAGTTCACCAAGCTCTTCATCAATGGACAATTTGTTGACTCTGTTTCAG GAAAAACTTTCGAGACGTTCGATCCAAGAACTGGTAAGGTTATCACGACGGTTGCCGCCGGTGAGAAAGAAGATGTGGATCTGGCCGTGAAAGCAGCCCGTGAAGCCTTCGATCACGGCCCTTGGCCCCGCATGTCTGGTGCC GACAGGGGACGAATAATGATGAAACTAGGGGACTTAATAGATGAACACGTGGAGGAACTCGCAGCATTGGATTCCCTGGACGGCGGAAAATTGTTTCAGATGGGGAAGATCGTCGACGTACCCTCGGCTGCTAATATGCTACGGTACTACGCCGGTGCCGCGGATAAAATCCACGGGGAGGTACTCAAAATGGCAAGGCCGTTTCACGGCTACACTTTAATGGAGCCCATGGGAGTGGTGGCCCACATCATACCCTGGAACTTTCCGACCACCATGTTCTTCTTGAAAGTGAGCCCCGCCTTGGCTGCCGGCTGCACCATGCTCGTCAAACCTGCCGAGCAAACGCCGCTCTCCGCCCTCTTCTACGCCCATCTCGCTAAATTG GCTGGTATTCCTGATGGAGTACTGAACGTTGTGACAGGATACGGATACACTGCAGGGTCAGCAATTGCGTACCACATGGACATTGACAAG GTGAGTTTCACAGGATCAACAAAGGTGGGAAGATCGATAATGCAGGCGGCAAGTGAGAGCAACCTGAAGCAAGTATCGTTGGAATTAGGAGGCAAATCGCCGCTCCTAATCTTCGATGATGCGGATGTGAATAAAGCCGTTGATATTGCTGTTCTTGGCATTTTCTATAACAAG GGAGAAACTTGCGCGGCGAGCTCCCGAGTTTTGGTTCAAGAAGGGATTTATGATGAATTTGTGAAAAAGATTATTGAAAAGGCGAAATCTTGGGTTGTGGGAGACCCTTTTGATCCTAAAGTTCAGTATGGACCCCAGGTGGATGAAAagcaattgaagaaaattctGGAATATATCGAGCACGGTAAGAGGGAAGGAGCCACATTGGCGACAGGCGGCAGGCGTATAGGCGAGGTGGGGTATTACGTAGAGCCAACAATCTTCACAGACGTCAAG GAACACTCGCTGATCGCACAGGACGAAATCTTCGGGCCATTCCTCTGCGTCATTAAATTCAa AACGATCGAAGAGGGAATAAAGATCGCGAACAACACAAAGTTCGGGCTAGCTGCTGGAATAGTGACGAACAGTGTAGACATAATGAACACGGTTTCGAGGTCGATCAGAGCCGGAACCATCTGGGTGAACTGTTACTTTGCTTTCGATTCGAGCTGTCCATTTGGAGGGTACAAGATGAGTGGGTTCGGTAGGGACGCTGGAATGCACGCTGTTCATAAGTATCTTCAAACCAAAGCCATCGTCACTCCTTTGGTCAACACTCCTTGGCTTTGA
- the LOC111793228 gene encoding uncharacterized protein LOC111793228 isoform X1: MTSSSRDDSVSLLPQNAGHGHQNLVLLSLYRPPPYPHRRLLRLCAQYSAAFLLLAALSFLLFPSDPSLQLVRLKLNHAKVRLLPVLVLDLSISASVRVRNKNFFSLDYNYLGVSVGYRGKRLGFVSSDGGRVSARGSSYVNATVDLNGVEVIHDAFYLLQDLGKGIIPFDSKTEVEGFMGFFFIKFPIKARVSCDVFVNTKRQTIEHQDCYPEV, from the exons ATGACTTCCAGCTCTAGGGACGATTCTGTCTCTCTCCTCCCCCAAAATGCCGGACACGGACACCAAAACCTCGTCCTATTGTCCCTTTACCGGCCCCCTCCATACCCACATCGACGCCTTCTCCGCCTCTGTGCCCAATACTCCGCCGCCTTCCTCCTCCTCGCCGCTCTATCTTTTCTACTCTTCCCCTCCGACCCCTCGCTCCAACTCGTCCGATTGAAACTCAACCACGCCAAAGTCCGTTTGTTGCCGGTTCTCGTCCTTGACCTTTCTATCTCTGCTTCTGTTAGGGTTCGCAAtaagaatttcttctctctcgaTTACAATTACCTTGGCGTTTCCGTTGGCTACAGAGGAAAACGACTTGGATTTGTCAGCTCCGACGGCGGTCGAGTTTCCGCTCGAGGGTCTTCTTATGTGAATGCCACTGTGGATTTGAATGGAGTTGAGGTCATTCACGATGCCTTTTACTTGCTTCAGGATTTGGGGAAAGGTATCATTCCATTCGATTCAAAGACGGAAGTCGAAGGATTCATGGGGTTTTTCTTTATCAAATTCCCCATTAAG GCAAGGGTATCATGTGATGTATTTGTGAATACAAAAAGACAAACGATTGAACATCAAGATTGCTACCCTGAGGTATAA